The Paramisgurnus dabryanus chromosome 3, PD_genome_1.1, whole genome shotgun sequence genome includes a window with the following:
- the hdac5 gene encoding histone deacetylase 5 isoform X2 — MLLKPTVPGLCAMLQTIYETESCFSSDTTSSREQPVELLPQSRSTSMPSTAVDVKTLLPSGMQSPVGGGGGDQSGGSGGPVDLRTDPRLNALSTVDPTLREKQLQHELLLLKQQQELQKQLLFAEFQKQHEVLTRQHEVQLQEHLKQQQEILAAKRQQELEQKRKLEQQRHEEMEKQRLEQQLIMLRNKEKGKESAIASTEVKLKLQEFLLNKKEPGPGGLNHSFSQKCWPHHTSLEQSSPPQSNTPGTPPSYKLPPLLGTYEGKDDFPLRKTASEPNLKVRSRLKQKVAERRSSPLLRRKDGTVISTFKKRAIEISVSSMCSSAPGSGPSSPNSSNSAIAENGSSGSVPNIHAELRSLHQSLTGDGTPSPLSLYTSPSLPNISLGLPANAHITAPQKLSAQQEAERQTIQSLRQGGTLTGKFISTSSLPACLPTGAAHDTEPPNSHSSHSSLLQHVLLLEQARQQSALLAVPIYGQSPLVTGERVSNSMRTVNKLPRHRPLSRTQSAPLPQTPQALQQLVMQQQHQHFLEKQKHYQLNKIFSKGAELPRQPPTHPEETEEELTETTEMQEERGEGPNRIREGLQKDSSGETTPPSERIITLKGESTESDLEEDDDEDEAIELRECDEEGAPYGQYLDQHVQQLNVFQASLSITGMPHRPLGRAQSSPVTSSLKGAPISEPPIKHLFTTGLVYDTFMLKHQCMCGNTNIHPEHAGRIQSVWSRLQETGLLGRCERIRGRKATLDEIQTVHSEYHTLLYGTSPLNRQKLDSKKLLGPISQKMYAVLPCGGIGVDSDTVWNEMHSSGAVRMAVGCVIELAFKVAAGELKNGFAVVRPPGHHAEESTAMGFCFFNSVAITAKLLQQKLGVGKILIVDWDIHHGNGTQQAFYNDPNVLYISLHRYDDGNFFPGSGAPEEVGVGPGVGFNVNIAWTGGVEPPMGDVEYLTAFRTVVMPIANEFSPDVVLVSAGFDAVEGHQSPLGGYNVTAKCFGHLTKQLMKLAGGRVVLALEGGHDLTAICDASESCVAALLGDELDALPLTVLQQKPCPKATASLEKVIEIQSKHWTSLQRLAPTVGQSLLEAQRREKDEADTLTAMASLTVDNDQIATTETSSRSADEPMEEEPVL, encoded by the exons ATGCTTTTGAAGCCCACCGTACCGGGACTGTGCGCAATGTTGCAGACGATCTATGAGACTGAATCCTGCTTCTCTTCAGACACTACGTCCAGCCGAGAGCAACCCGTCGAGCTGCTACCTCAGTCCAGAAGCACCAGCATGCCTAGTACCG CTGTGGATGTGAAGACTTTGCTACCCTCTGGGATGCAGAGCCCAGTGGGAGGTGGTGGAGGGGATCAGAGCGGAGGTAGCGGAGGTCCGGTGGACCTGCGTACGGACCCTCGCCTGAACGCACTGAGCACAGTGGATCCGACACTGAGAGAAAAACAGCTTCAACACGAGCTTCTCTTGCTCAAACAGCAACAGGAGCTCCAGAAACAACTACTGTTCGCCGAGTTTCAAAAACAGCATGAGGTTTTGACACGCCAACACGAGGTCCAGCTACAGGAACATCTAAAG CAGCAGCAGGAGATCCTCGCAGCTAAGCGTCAACAGGAGCTGGAGCAGAAGAGGAAGTTGGAGCAGCAGCGTCATGAAGAGATGGAGAAGCAAAGACTGGAACAGCAGCTCATCATGCTACGAAACAAAGAAAAGGGCAAAGAGA GTGCCATAGCCAGCACTGAGGTCAAACTAAAACTTCAGGAGTTCCTGCTGAATAAAAAGGAACCCGGTCCCGGTGGACTCAACCATTCCTTCTCCCAGAAGTGCTG gCCTCACCATACATCCCTGGAGCAGAGCTCTCCTCCACAGAGCAACACACCAGGCACACCACCTTCCTACAAACTCCCCCCGCTGTTGGGGACCTACGAGGGCAAGGATGACTTTCCTCTCCGCAAGACCG CCTCTGAGCCCAATCTGAAGGTACGTTCCCGGTTAAAACAAAAGGTGGCAGAGAGAAGAAGTAGCCCATTGCTCAGGCGGAAAGATGGAACTGTGATCAGCACCTTCAAAAAACGAGCCATCGAGATCTCAG TGTCCTCTATGTGCAGCAGTGCTCCTGGCTCAGGGCCCAGTTCTCCAAACAGCTCTAACAGTGCCATTGCTGAAAACGGTTCGAGTGGCTCTGTCCCAAACATCCACGCTGAG TTACGTTCTCTGCATCAGTCTTTGACTGGAGATGGGACGCCAAGCCCTCTGAGCCTCTATACCTCTCCATCTCTGCCCAACATCTCTCTGGGACTTCCTGCCAACGCACACATCACA GCTCCACAGAAACTCAGTGCCCAGCAGGAGGCAGAGCGACAGACCATCCAGAGCTTGCGTCAAGGTGGGACACTGACCGGGAAGTTCATCAGCACATCATCCCTGCCGGCGTGCCTTCCCACAGGGGCGGCCCACGATACCGAGCCCCCTAATAGCCACAGTAGCCATTCCTCGCTGCTCCAGCATGTCTTGCTGTTGGAGCAGGCACGTCAACAGAGTGCGCTTCTCGCAG TTCCCATATATGGACAGTCTCCGCTGGTAACCGGCGAGCGGGTGTCCAACAGCATGCGCACAGTGAATAAGCTGCCTAGGCACCGGCCGCTAAGCCGCACGCAGTCGGCACCTCTGCCGCAAACTCCGCAGGCCCTGCAGCAGCTTGTAATGCAACAACAACACCAGCACTTCCTAGAGAAACAGAAGCACTACCAGCTAAATAAG ATCTTCTCCAAAGGGGCGGAGCTTCCAAGACAGCCTCCCACCCACCCGGAAGAGACGGAGGAGGAGCTCACGGAAACTACGGAGATGCAGGAGGAGCGAGGGGAGGGCCCCAATCGTATTAGAGAGGGGCTGCAAAAGGACAGCTCTGGTGAGACCACACCCCCTTCTGAACGCATAATCACGTTAAAGGGAGAGAGCACAGAAAGTGACTTGGAGGAAGACGATGACGAAGACGAAGCAATTGAACTGAGGGAATGCGACGAAGAGGGCGCCCCTTATGGCCAG TATTTGGACCAGCACGTGCAGCAACTGAATGTGTTCCAGGCATCTTTGTCCATCACAGGAATGCCCCACAGACCCCTGGGAAGGGCGCAGTCATCCCCTGTCACGTCTAGTCTTAAAGGAGCACCCATTAGTGAGCCGCCAATCAAACATCTCTTTACGACAG GGCTTGTATACGACACCTTCATGCTTAAGCATCAGTGCATGTGCGGGAACACAAACATCCACCCCGAACACGCCGGCCGCATTCAGAGCGTTTGGTCCAGGCTACAGGAAACGGGCCTGCTGGGTCGCTGTGAG AGGATCAGAGGAAGAAAGGCCACGTTAGACGAAATCCAAACAGTGCACTCTGAGTACCACACGCTTCTCTACGGCACTAGCCCCCTGAACAGACAAAAACTGGATAGCAAGAAGCTTTTAG GTCCAATAAGTCAGAAAATGTACGCTGTTTTGCCCTGTGGAGGCATTGGG GTGGATAGTGACACCGTGTGGAATGAGATGCATTCATCAGGTGCCGTGCGAATGGCAGTGGGCTGCGTCATCGAGCTGGCTTTTAAAGTAGCTGCCGGGGAACTAAAG AATGGTTTTGCAGTGGTCCGTCCTCCAGGTCACCATGCTGAAGAATCTACTGCCAT GGGTTTCTGTTTTTTCAACTCCGTGGCCATCACTGCCAAACTCCTTCAGCAGAAACTCGGAGTGGGCAAGATCTTGATCGTGGACTGG GATATTCATCATGGAAACGGAACCCagcaggcattttataatgacCCAAATGTCCTGTACATTTCCCTGCACCGTTATGACGATGGCAACTTTTTCCCAGGAAGCGGCGCTCCTGAAGAG GTGGGTGTGGGCCCAGGAGTTGGCTTTAATGTCAACATCGCCTGGACAGGTGGAGTGGAGCCACCTATGGGTGATGTGGAGTATTTAACAGCATTCAG GACTGTTGTGATGCCAATAGCTAATGAGTTCTCCCCAGATGTGGTGCTGGTGTCTGCAGGATTTGATGCTGTGGAGGGCCACCAGTCTCCTTTGGGTGGATACAACGTCACCGCCAAAT GTTTCGGCCATCTCACTAAGCAGTTGATGAAGCTGGCCGGCGGCCGTGTGGTTTTGGCACTGGAGGGAGGTCATGACCTTACTGCCATCTGTGACGCATCCGAATCCTGTGTTGCTGCACTGCTGGGAGATGAG TTGGATGCTTTACCACTGACAGTGCTTCAACAGAAACCGTGTCCAAAAGCCACAGCCTCTCTGGAGAAAGTCATTGAGATACAAA GTAAGCACTGGACATCTCTGCAGAGGTTAGCTCCTACTGTGGGCCAGTCTCTACTGGAGGCTCAGAGGAGAGAAAAGGACGAGGCGGACACTTTGACTGCCATGGCTTCTCTTACTGTGGACAATGATCAGATCGCCACTACAGAAACAAGCAGCAG GTCAGCAGACGAGCCAATGGAGGAGGAGCCTGTGTTGTAG
- the hdac5 gene encoding histone deacetylase 5 isoform X1, whose protein sequence is MLLKPTVPGLCAMLQTIYETESCFSSDTTSSREQPVELLPQSRSTSMPSTAVDVKTLLPSGMQSPVGGGGGDQSGGSGGPVDLRTDPRLNALSTVDPTLREKQLQHELLLLKQQQELQKQLLFAEFQKQHEVLTRQHEVQLQEHLKQQQEILAAKRQQELEQKRKLEQQRHEEMEKQRLEQQLIMLRNKEKGKESAIASTEVKLKLQEFLLNKKEPGPGGLNHSFSQKCWPHHTSLEQSSPPQSNTPGTPPSYKLPPLLGTYEGKDDFPLRKTASEPNLKVRSRLKQKVAERRSSPLLRRKDGTVISTFKKRAIEISVSSMCSSAPGSGPSSPNSSNSAIAENGSSGSVPNIHAEQLRSLHQSLTGDGTPSPLSLYTSPSLPNISLGLPANAHITAPQKLSAQQEAERQTIQSLRQGGTLTGKFISTSSLPACLPTGAAHDTEPPNSHSSHSSLLQHVLLLEQARQQSALLAVPIYGQSPLVTGERVSNSMRTVNKLPRHRPLSRTQSAPLPQTPQALQQLVMQQQHQHFLEKQKHYQLNKIFSKGAELPRQPPTHPEETEEELTETTEMQEERGEGPNRIREGLQKDSSGETTPPSERIITLKGESTESDLEEDDDEDEAIELRECDEEGAPYGQYLDQHVQQLNVFQASLSITGMPHRPLGRAQSSPVTSSLKGAPISEPPIKHLFTTGLVYDTFMLKHQCMCGNTNIHPEHAGRIQSVWSRLQETGLLGRCERIRGRKATLDEIQTVHSEYHTLLYGTSPLNRQKLDSKKLLGPISQKMYAVLPCGGIGVDSDTVWNEMHSSGAVRMAVGCVIELAFKVAAGELKNGFAVVRPPGHHAEESTAMGFCFFNSVAITAKLLQQKLGVGKILIVDWDIHHGNGTQQAFYNDPNVLYISLHRYDDGNFFPGSGAPEEVGVGPGVGFNVNIAWTGGVEPPMGDVEYLTAFRTVVMPIANEFSPDVVLVSAGFDAVEGHQSPLGGYNVTAKCFGHLTKQLMKLAGGRVVLALEGGHDLTAICDASESCVAALLGDELDALPLTVLQQKPCPKATASLEKVIEIQSKHWTSLQRLAPTVGQSLLEAQRREKDEADTLTAMASLTVDNDQIATTETSSRSADEPMEEEPVL, encoded by the exons ATGCTTTTGAAGCCCACCGTACCGGGACTGTGCGCAATGTTGCAGACGATCTATGAGACTGAATCCTGCTTCTCTTCAGACACTACGTCCAGCCGAGAGCAACCCGTCGAGCTGCTACCTCAGTCCAGAAGCACCAGCATGCCTAGTACCG CTGTGGATGTGAAGACTTTGCTACCCTCTGGGATGCAGAGCCCAGTGGGAGGTGGTGGAGGGGATCAGAGCGGAGGTAGCGGAGGTCCGGTGGACCTGCGTACGGACCCTCGCCTGAACGCACTGAGCACAGTGGATCCGACACTGAGAGAAAAACAGCTTCAACACGAGCTTCTCTTGCTCAAACAGCAACAGGAGCTCCAGAAACAACTACTGTTCGCCGAGTTTCAAAAACAGCATGAGGTTTTGACACGCCAACACGAGGTCCAGCTACAGGAACATCTAAAG CAGCAGCAGGAGATCCTCGCAGCTAAGCGTCAACAGGAGCTGGAGCAGAAGAGGAAGTTGGAGCAGCAGCGTCATGAAGAGATGGAGAAGCAAAGACTGGAACAGCAGCTCATCATGCTACGAAACAAAGAAAAGGGCAAAGAGA GTGCCATAGCCAGCACTGAGGTCAAACTAAAACTTCAGGAGTTCCTGCTGAATAAAAAGGAACCCGGTCCCGGTGGACTCAACCATTCCTTCTCCCAGAAGTGCTG gCCTCACCATACATCCCTGGAGCAGAGCTCTCCTCCACAGAGCAACACACCAGGCACACCACCTTCCTACAAACTCCCCCCGCTGTTGGGGACCTACGAGGGCAAGGATGACTTTCCTCTCCGCAAGACCG CCTCTGAGCCCAATCTGAAGGTACGTTCCCGGTTAAAACAAAAGGTGGCAGAGAGAAGAAGTAGCCCATTGCTCAGGCGGAAAGATGGAACTGTGATCAGCACCTTCAAAAAACGAGCCATCGAGATCTCAG TGTCCTCTATGTGCAGCAGTGCTCCTGGCTCAGGGCCCAGTTCTCCAAACAGCTCTAACAGTGCCATTGCTGAAAACGGTTCGAGTGGCTCTGTCCCAAACATCCACGCTGAG CAGTTACGTTCTCTGCATCAGTCTTTGACTGGAGATGGGACGCCAAGCCCTCTGAGCCTCTATACCTCTCCATCTCTGCCCAACATCTCTCTGGGACTTCCTGCCAACGCACACATCACA GCTCCACAGAAACTCAGTGCCCAGCAGGAGGCAGAGCGACAGACCATCCAGAGCTTGCGTCAAGGTGGGACACTGACCGGGAAGTTCATCAGCACATCATCCCTGCCGGCGTGCCTTCCCACAGGGGCGGCCCACGATACCGAGCCCCCTAATAGCCACAGTAGCCATTCCTCGCTGCTCCAGCATGTCTTGCTGTTGGAGCAGGCACGTCAACAGAGTGCGCTTCTCGCAG TTCCCATATATGGACAGTCTCCGCTGGTAACCGGCGAGCGGGTGTCCAACAGCATGCGCACAGTGAATAAGCTGCCTAGGCACCGGCCGCTAAGCCGCACGCAGTCGGCACCTCTGCCGCAAACTCCGCAGGCCCTGCAGCAGCTTGTAATGCAACAACAACACCAGCACTTCCTAGAGAAACAGAAGCACTACCAGCTAAATAAG ATCTTCTCCAAAGGGGCGGAGCTTCCAAGACAGCCTCCCACCCACCCGGAAGAGACGGAGGAGGAGCTCACGGAAACTACGGAGATGCAGGAGGAGCGAGGGGAGGGCCCCAATCGTATTAGAGAGGGGCTGCAAAAGGACAGCTCTGGTGAGACCACACCCCCTTCTGAACGCATAATCACGTTAAAGGGAGAGAGCACAGAAAGTGACTTGGAGGAAGACGATGACGAAGACGAAGCAATTGAACTGAGGGAATGCGACGAAGAGGGCGCCCCTTATGGCCAG TATTTGGACCAGCACGTGCAGCAACTGAATGTGTTCCAGGCATCTTTGTCCATCACAGGAATGCCCCACAGACCCCTGGGAAGGGCGCAGTCATCCCCTGTCACGTCTAGTCTTAAAGGAGCACCCATTAGTGAGCCGCCAATCAAACATCTCTTTACGACAG GGCTTGTATACGACACCTTCATGCTTAAGCATCAGTGCATGTGCGGGAACACAAACATCCACCCCGAACACGCCGGCCGCATTCAGAGCGTTTGGTCCAGGCTACAGGAAACGGGCCTGCTGGGTCGCTGTGAG AGGATCAGAGGAAGAAAGGCCACGTTAGACGAAATCCAAACAGTGCACTCTGAGTACCACACGCTTCTCTACGGCACTAGCCCCCTGAACAGACAAAAACTGGATAGCAAGAAGCTTTTAG GTCCAATAAGTCAGAAAATGTACGCTGTTTTGCCCTGTGGAGGCATTGGG GTGGATAGTGACACCGTGTGGAATGAGATGCATTCATCAGGTGCCGTGCGAATGGCAGTGGGCTGCGTCATCGAGCTGGCTTTTAAAGTAGCTGCCGGGGAACTAAAG AATGGTTTTGCAGTGGTCCGTCCTCCAGGTCACCATGCTGAAGAATCTACTGCCAT GGGTTTCTGTTTTTTCAACTCCGTGGCCATCACTGCCAAACTCCTTCAGCAGAAACTCGGAGTGGGCAAGATCTTGATCGTGGACTGG GATATTCATCATGGAAACGGAACCCagcaggcattttataatgacCCAAATGTCCTGTACATTTCCCTGCACCGTTATGACGATGGCAACTTTTTCCCAGGAAGCGGCGCTCCTGAAGAG GTGGGTGTGGGCCCAGGAGTTGGCTTTAATGTCAACATCGCCTGGACAGGTGGAGTGGAGCCACCTATGGGTGATGTGGAGTATTTAACAGCATTCAG GACTGTTGTGATGCCAATAGCTAATGAGTTCTCCCCAGATGTGGTGCTGGTGTCTGCAGGATTTGATGCTGTGGAGGGCCACCAGTCTCCTTTGGGTGGATACAACGTCACCGCCAAAT GTTTCGGCCATCTCACTAAGCAGTTGATGAAGCTGGCCGGCGGCCGTGTGGTTTTGGCACTGGAGGGAGGTCATGACCTTACTGCCATCTGTGACGCATCCGAATCCTGTGTTGCTGCACTGCTGGGAGATGAG TTGGATGCTTTACCACTGACAGTGCTTCAACAGAAACCGTGTCCAAAAGCCACAGCCTCTCTGGAGAAAGTCATTGAGATACAAA GTAAGCACTGGACATCTCTGCAGAGGTTAGCTCCTACTGTGGGCCAGTCTCTACTGGAGGCTCAGAGGAGAGAAAAGGACGAGGCGGACACTTTGACTGCCATGGCTTCTCTTACTGTGGACAATGATCAGATCGCCACTACAGAAACAAGCAGCAG GTCAGCAGACGAGCCAATGGAGGAGGAGCCTGTGTTGTAG